A part of Rhodamnia argentea isolate NSW1041297 chromosome 8, ASM2092103v1, whole genome shotgun sequence genomic DNA contains:
- the LOC115737878 gene encoding transcription factor MYB1-like, whose amino-acid sequence MVRRPCCEKEGMKKGAWSAEEDEILINYVQIHGEGKWRSVAHNAGLKRCAKSCRLRWLNYLRPNIKRGDITKDEEELIIRLHRLLGNRWALIAGRLPGRTDNQIKNYWNTVLAKKCGSLSSQSCTSKPSREAETSHFRSRGSMNGSDQVDADQPSLASMRGIPIPPQNEQHCLADKSTGLMNSSSSIGSQGLFSSLLAGDDRDEDHLSFLMNIDTDEDFSSRLFPDSTIVNEDNSSDIFGGLEKNNVVSSSPSVDTSHDQVARVDTEVMYDQQPSLHVELKKLALFLDLEDD is encoded by the exons AGATTCATGGTGAAGGCAAGTGGAGAAGCGTTGCTCATAATGCTG GTTTGAAGAGATGCGCCAAGAGTTGCAGGCTTAGATGGTTGAACTACTTGAGACCCAACATCAAACGAGGCGACATCACCAAGGACGAAGAAGAACTCATCATCCGGCTCCACCGCCTTCTCGGCAACCG GTGGGCCTTGATCGCGGGGAGGCTTCCAGGACGAACGGACAATCAGATAAAGAACTACTGGAACACCGTCCTCGCCAAGAAGTGTGGATCTTTGTCATCCCAGTCTTGTACGAGCAAACCGAGCCGCGAAGCGGAAACTTCGCACTTCCGAAGTCGCGGGTCGATGAATGGTTCCGATCAAGTTGATGCAGACCAGCCATCCCTGGCCAGCATGCGCGGAATTCCTATTCCGCCCCAAAACGAACAGCACTGTTTGGCGGACAAAAGCACGGGCTTGAtgaatagcagcagcagcatcggCAGTCAAGGCTTGTTCTCTTCACTTCTGGCCGGAGATGACCGCGACGAGGATCATCTGAGCTTTCTGATGAACATCGATACCGACGAAGATTTCAGTTCAAGGTTATTTCCCGATAGTACAATAGTGAATGAAGACAACAGCTCTGACATATTTGGTGGGCTTGAAAAGAATAATGTCGTGTCCTCATCTCCTTCCGTTGACACTTCCCATGATCAAGTAGCCAGGGTTGATACTGAGGTGATGTATGATCAGCAACCGTCGCTACATGTGGAGCTGAAGAAGCTGGCTTTGTTTCTTGATTTGGAAGAtgattga
- the LOC115737877 gene encoding MYB-like transcription factor EOBII: MVRRPCCEKEGMNKGAWSAEEDEILINYVQIHGEGKWRSVAHNAGLNRCAKSCRLRWLNYLRPGIKRGGITKDEEDLIIRLHRLLGNRWALIAGRLPGRTDNEIKNYWKTILAKKCESFSLQSCARKSNREEEVLHCRNHGSKNNSDQVIADQPSVAGVCGIPNLIQEEKHCLVEKSIGLISNGCSIDNHGMFSSPLGRDEGDEGHLSFLTSIDVDKDFIMEVAGSETQLLPGNETAHEDNSYDIFGGFDNKTAMSSSPSDITSDDQVVEIETETETETEVMCDQQPWLHVELKKLASFLDLEDE; this comes from the exons ATGGTGAGGAGGCCATGTTGTGAAAAGGAAGGGATGAACAAAGGAGCTTGGTctgctgaagaagatgaaatccTCATCAACTATGTCCAGATTCATGGTGAAGGCAAGTGGCGAAGTGTTGCTCATAATGCTG GTTTGAATAGGTGTGCCAAGAGTTGCCGGCTTCGATGGTTGAACTACTTGAGACCCGGCATCAAACGAGGCGGCATCACCAAGGATGAAGAAGATCTCATCATCCGGCTCCACCGCCTTCTCGGCAACCG GTGGGCCTTGATCGCGGGGAGGCTTCCAGGACGAACAGACAATGAAATAAAGAATTACTGGAAGACCATCCTCGCCAAAAAGTGCGAATCTTTCTCGCTGCAGTCTTGTGCGAGAAAATCGAACCGCGAAGAGGAAGTTCTGCACTGCCGAAATCATGGGTCGAAGAATAATTCTGATCAAGTCATTGCAGACCAGCCATCAGTGGCCGGTGTCTGCGGAATTCCAAATCTTATCCAAGAAGAAAAGCACTGTTTGGTGGAGAAAAGCATAGGCTTGATCAGTAACGGCTGCAGCATTGACAATCATGGCATGTTTTCTTCTCCTCTGGGccgagatgaaggcgatgaggGTCATCTGAGCTTTTTGACGAGCATCGACGTCGATAAGGATTTCATAATGGAAGTTGCCGGGTCGGAGACACAGTTACTTCCCGGCAACGAAACCGCGCATGAAGATAATAGTTATGACATATTTGGTGGGTTCGACAATAAGACTGCCATGTCTTCATCTCCTTCTGACATCACTTCTGATGATCAAGTAGTCGAGATTGAAACTGAAACTGAAACTGAAACTGAGGTGATGTGTGATCAGCAACCGTGGCTACATGTGGAGCTGAAGAAGCTGGCTTCGTTTCTTGATTTGGAAGATGAATGA
- the LOC115738088 gene encoding uncharacterized protein LOC115738088 has protein sequence MSTVASGLIFLAARKAIQIFPENVKKLWSKWELRVMITASLVLQIVLVMFGSRRKSTKASWIAFVVWLSYLLADSVATLSLGLISSSSGEDPNGGLLVFWSPFLLLHLGGPDTITAYSTEDNELWLRHLLGLVTQVVAAFYAFLTSWSTSVLTFITIPVFISGVVKYGERTWALRSASSDHFQAPELSPPTQLLAMNLRPDEKYLHEAFYLFSMFKHLFTGVILNTDEAEYSYSIICKKSAEEAFKLVEIELSLMYDLLYTKAKIVYSMPGVLLRFLTFTSAVSVLIIFCIAIDKRVYSHLDVAITMLLLVGAIALEVYAGFTAALSDWTMMLLIKLRNPFADFLYRTTWSSRLYSFYNKRWSGSMGQLNLISYCSTDRFMKFIEDEPFGFCFMLETSLRVMQAEASVVLKEQIFKRLMENHSRCQDSGFDPRTIKELLGERGDFALRKRNCLTELQWSTISIDFDQSLLLWHIATDLCYYSELNDVSLAACVMSQLLSDYMLHIQVVRPFLLPKSIGRAKYLEETYKQATAFFRQKGLKTKSGRDARDLLFKEYKQTLHSLQISTSSLVLLNGRRLAEGLQSLVMELGWTKEQLWEMVCEFWVEMLIYAAGKCEWNNHAQQLRRGGELLTHVCLLMAHLGLAEQFQGKLVNIKIPERMDVPNLAGRSIDDPAFDVFPA, from the exons ATGTCTActg TTGCCAGTGGCCTAATCTTTCTCGCCGCGAGGAAGGCCATCCAGATTTTCCCAGAAAATGTGAAGAAGCTGTGGAGCAAATGGGAGCTCCGGGTGATGATCACGGCGAGCCTTGTCTTGCAAATCGTGCTCGTAATGTTCGGTTCGAGGCGGAAATCGACGAAAGCCAGCTGGATCGCTTTCGTCGTCTGGTTGTCATACTTATTGGCGGACTCCGTCGCGACCCTCTCGCTGGGGCTCATCTCAAGCAGCAGCGGAGAAGATCCGAACGGTGGGCTGCTGGTGTTTTGGTCCCCGTTCCTCCTCTTACACCTTGGAGGCCCTGACACCATCACCGCTTACTCAACCGAGGACAACGAGTTATGGTTGAGGCACTTGCTCGGCCTAGTTACCCAAGTTGTCGCCGCCTTTTACGCCTTCCTGACTTCTTGGAGCACGAGCGTTCTCACATTTATAACGATCCCTGTGTTCATTTCCGGGGTGGTAAAGTATGGAGAGAGGACCTGGGCGCTCAGGTCCGCGAGCTCCGACCACTTTCAAGCCCCCGAACTATCGCCGCCTACTCAGTTACTAGCCATGAATCTAAGGCCTGATGAGAAGTACCTTCATGAAGCGTTTTACCTGTTCAGCATGTTCAAGCATCTGTTCACTGGTGTCATCCTCAACACTGATGAAGCCGAATACAGCTACAGCATCATTTGCAAGAAGTCGGCCGAAGAAGCATTCAAATTGGTTGAAATCGAGCTGAGTCTCATGTATGATCTGCTCTACACTAAGGCGAAAATAGTCTACTCGATGCCCGGCGTCCTCCTTCGTTTCCTTACCTTCACTTCCGCTGTTTCTGTGCTGATAATCTTTTGCATTGCCATCGACAAGCGTGTTTACTCGCACCTTGATGTGGCGATAACTATGTTACTATTGGTGGGAGCTATTGCTTTGGAGGTTTATGCGGGATTTACTGCTGCATTGTCTGACTGGACGATGATGTTGCTGATAAAGCTGAGGAACCCTTTTGCGGATTTCCTGTATCGAACGACATGGTCTTCCCGATTATATTCGTTTTACAACAAGAGGTGGTCCGGATCCATGGGGCAACTCAACTTAATAAGCTATTGTTCAACTGACAGGTTCATGAAGTTCATCGAAGACGAGCCGTTTGGCTTCTGTTTCATGTTAGAAACATCTTTGCGAGTGATGCAGGCGGAAGCGAGCGTCGTTTTAAAAGAACAGATCTTCAAGCGGCTGATGGAGAATCATTCTAGGTGTCAAGATTCAGGGTTCGACCCCAGAACCATCAAAGAGTTGCTTGGTgaaagaggtgatttcgcgctTCGGAAGAGGAATTGTCTCACAGAACTCCAGTGGAGCACCATTAGTATAGACTTCGATCAGAGCCTCCTCCTGTGGCACATAGCTACTGATCTCTGCTACTACTCCGAACTCAATGACGTCAGCCTTGCCGCTTGCGTAATGAGCCAATTACTGTCTGATTACATGCTGCATATCCAAGTGGTACGTCCCTTTTTGCTACCTAAATCAATCGGTCGGGCGAAATATCTAGAAGAAACGTACAAGCAGGCGACGGCTTTCTTTCGCCAGAAAGGGTTGAAAACCAAGAGTGGAAGAGATGCCCGAGATCTGTTGTTCAAGGAATACAAGCAAACCTTGCATTCTCTACAAATAAGTACGAGCAGCTTGGTGCTGCTAAATGGCCGTAGGCTCGCCGAAGGATTGCAGTCGCTTGTGATGGAGTTGGGTTGGACGAAGGAGCAATTATGGGAGATGGTATGCGAATTTTGGGTCGAGATGCTGATTTACGCAGCAGGCAAGTGTGAGTGGAACAACCACGCGCAGCAACTCCGGCGAGGTGGAGAGTTGCTGACTCACGTATGCCTCCTGATGGCGCATCTCGGCTTGGCTGAACAGTTCCAAGGAAAACTGGTGAACATTAAAATCCCAGAAAGGATGGATGTTCCTAATCTTGCAGGAAGGAGCATAGACGATCCCGCGTTCGACGTATTTCCTGCATGA
- the LOC115738115 gene encoding protein NODULATION SIGNALING PATHWAY 1, protein MIRRCLLNAESLLLISLSLSLLALGHRSYRAKMTIEEAEPNPHILGWIEDSVSFFPSLLDDPYDSSEINGYNWWDPNQDFAQDLIYTSATSITSTITTADSSAHTDATPDTTATAMNPTVAANHSEESVTQEMSKKRKASLDNQDHTQRRNQSPSTIENSGSIDVKPAKPVLGVKRAAGKKRSAVSSGNNGNNCNNKEGRWAEQLLNPCAAAIAANNLNRVQHLLYVLHELASPTGDPNHRLASHGLRALTYHLSSSTSLPSSAPFTFSSAEPRFFQKSILRFNESSPWFAFPSNIVNSSILQVLSEEPDKSRNLHILDIGVSHGAQWPTLLDSLSRRPGGPPPLVRLTAISPTGDGGDADTPFSMAPPGYDVSPLLLGFAKTLNINLQINRLNNVPLQGLNPQSIDASPDEILIISAQFRLHHLNHSDRTEFLKSLRALCPKGVILSENNGDCACAGCVDFATGFSLRIEYLWRFLDSTSAAFKGRESEERRMMEGEAARELTSAAEMNERRERWCERMREAGFAGEGLGEDAIDGGRALLRKHDGNWDMKVEEDGGSHCCLSLGWKGQPVSFCSLWKLSGGGK, encoded by the coding sequence ATGATCAGACGCTGTCTTTTAAACGCAGAGAGCCTCCtccttatctctctctccctctctctcctggCACTCGGTCATCGTTCCTATCGAGCAAAAATGACCATTGAAGAAGCAGAGCCGAATCCTCACATCCTAGGCTGGATAGAGGATTCAGTCTCGTTCTTCCCTTCGCTTCTCGACGACCCGTACGACTCCTCCGAGATCAATGGCTACAACTGGTGGGATCCGAATCAGGATTTCGCGCAGGATCTTATCTACACCAGCGCAACTTCCATCACCAGCACCATCACCACAGCAGACAGTAGTGCTCACACCGATGCAACCCCTGACACCACAGCCACAGCCATGAATCCTACTGTTGCCGCTAACCATTCGGAGGAGTCGGTCACACAAGAGATGTCGAAGAAGAGGAAAGCATCATTGGACAATCAAGATCACACCCAGAGGAGAAACCAAAGTCCTAGTACCATCGAGAACTCCGGATCGATCGATGTGAAGCCAGCGAAACCGGTGCTGGGAGTGAAGAGAGCTGCTGGCAAGAAACGCTCAGCTGTGTCCTCGGGAAACAACGGCAACAACTGTAACAACAAGGAAGGGAGGTGGGCAGAGCAGTTGCTCAACCCATGCGCAGCCGCAATCGCTGCCAACAACCTTAACCGGGTGCAACACCTCCTCTATGTTCTCCACGAGCTTGCCTCTCCGACCGGTGATCCCAACCACCGCCTCGCCTCACATGGCCTCCGGGCCTTAACCTACCACCTATCCTCTTCCACCTCTCTGCCATCGTCAGCTCCTTTCACATTCTCATCCGCAGAGCCGCGCTTCTTCCAGAAATCTATCCTCAGGTTCAACGAGAGCAGCCCCTGGTTCGCCTTCCCAAGCAACATCGTGAACTCCTCCATCCTCCAAGTGCTCAGTGAAGAACCCGACAAGTCGCGGAACCTCCACATCCTCGACATCGGCGTCTCCCACGGCGCGCAGTGGCCAACGCTGCTTGACAGCCTTAGCCGCCGCCCCGGCGGGCCCCCTCCGCTGGTCCGCCTCACCGCAATCTCCCCCACTGGGGACGGTGGAGACGCCGACACGCCCTTCTCCATGGCTCCCCCTGGCTACGACGTGTCCCCACTCCTCCTCGGGTTCGCCAAGACCCTCAACATCAATCTCCAAATCAACCGCCTCAATAACGTTCCCCTCCAAGGCCTAAATCCCCAATCCATAGACGCCTCCCCTGACGAAATCCTAATCATCTCCGCCCAATTCCGCCTCCACCACCTAAACCACAGCGACCGCACTGAGTTCCTCAAATCCCTCCGAGCCCTCTGCCCGAAGGGCGTGATCCTGAGCGAGAACAACGGGGACTGCGCATGCGCGGGGTGCGTGGACTTCGCGACAGGGTTCTCGCTGCGGATCGAGTACCTGTGGCGGTTCCTGGACTCGACGAGCGCAGCGTTCAAGGGTAGGGAGAGTGAGGAGAGGAGGATGATGGAGGGGGAGGCGGCGAGGGAGCTGACGAGCGCGGCGGAGATGAATGAGAGGAGGGAGAGGTGGTGCGAGCGGATGAGGGAGGCAGGGTTCGCGGGGGAGGGGCTCGGCGAGGACGCCATCGACGGAGGCCGAGCGCTGCTGAGGAAGCACGACGGGAACTGGGACATGAAGGTGGAGGAAGACGGTGGGAGCCATTGCTGCTTGAGCTTGGGGTGGAAAGGTCAGCCCGTGTCCTTCTGTTCGTTATGGAAGTTGAGTGGTGGCGGGAAATGA
- the LOC115737956 gene encoding putative receptor-like protein kinase At3g47110, whose translation MNCVEMESRKLLPFTPHPVIFSLCLLLPCTYFTLSHSAKLGNDTDRLALLAFKNQISHDPFATLGNWNDSVHFCRWNGVICGGRHERVVVLDLQSRNLTGTISPHIGNLTFLRKVRLRYNYFHGKIPKEMGRLYRLQAIGLTQNLLEGEIPVNLAQCSELRILDLVANSLQGRIPPELGELGKLTELGLAVNNLTGPIPKSLANLTFLSEFSLSENRLSGNIPKELGRLRQLRMFQISSNGLLTGSIPAQLFNLSLMEYFGVSENQLVGEIPPDIGFTLPNVRILLLGLNQFYGSIPNSISNASRLEWLFISFGQLTGSIPQDLGKLKNLVKLNLGMNELGNGDGNDLAFLSSLVNCTKLEVLAFNNNSLNGVLPNHITNLSSNLNYLLMGANRISGSIPNDIQKLENLILISMEENLFTGQIPASIGLMKNLQVLSIFGNKFSGEIPQSIGNLTSMVELGLNDNSLQGNIPSTLGNCQSLQRLSMANNNLSGTIPEEVIGIPSITDWLDLSANKLAGPIPLELGKMRQITYLDLSDNRLSGELPSSLVSCVSLEFLNLSGNLLKGSIPSSLKSLKGIQELDLSRNNFTGNIPDFLGSLTFLKNLNLSFNHLEGEVPEGGIFKNASEVSIAGNSNLCGGPAALHLQKCTTPRVHSRKLWRRLYVRKMIILAAAGGTCAILICSILILYRRKSVRRKKSLETIPTEDEKKFRKITYAELSRATDGFSSAKKIGTGSYGSVYKGCSGEMEVAVKVLDLQQRGASKSFIAECEALRSIRHRNLLKIVTSCSSIDFAGNEFKALVYGYMPNGSLEKWLHVDNADDQNSGRRQLSFVQRVSIAIDIAQALDYLHHHADPPVVHCDLKPSNVLLDKDMTAHVGDFGLARLLYDKNPQIQSSLSTGAFKGTIGYVAPEYGMAGEISTWGDVYSFGILVMEMFTGKKPTDEMFMEDLSLHSYVNRAIPDGVAEIVNSKLLEEVFHHQEIDRATTSRKQSKAQESLTSILKIGILCSAEQPGERLDMKEVVVQLQSLREMI comes from the exons ATGAACTGTGTCGAAATGGAATCAAGAAAGCTTTTGCCATTCACTCCACACCCTGTCATCTTCAGTCTCTGCCTCCTGCTTCCTTGCACTtacttcactctctctcactctgCTAAACTAGGGAATGACACAGATAGACTTGCCTTGCTGGCCTTCAAGAACCAGATATCCCACGACCCTTTTGCCACGCTGGGCAATTGGAACGATTCGGTCCATTTTTGCCGATGGAACGGGGTTATTTGCGGTGGTCGACACGAGAGGGTCGTGGTGCTAGACCTCCAGTCCAGGAACTTGACAGGTACTATCTCACCGCACATAGGAAACTTGACATTTTTGAGGAAAGTCCGTCTGCGGTACAATTACTTCCATGGCAAGATCCCGAAAGAAATGGGACGTCTGTATCGGCTTCAAGCGATCGGACTCACCCAGAATCTTTTGGAAGGTGAGATTCCTGTAAATCTCGCTCAGTGCTCGGAGCTGAGGATTCTCGATTTAGTCGCAAACAGCCTCCAAGGAAGAATTCCACCGGAGCTGGGCGAGCTCGGTAAGCTTACGGAATTAGGACTTGCTGTCAACAACTTGACAGGCCCAATCCCGAAATCACTAGCGAACCTCACGTTTCTCAGCGAGTTTTCTCTATCTGAAAATAGACTGAGTGGCAACATTCCTAAAGAGCTCGGCCGGCTGAGGCAGCTCCGCATGTTCCAAATCTCATCGAACGGACTCTTGACAGGTTCGATTCCTGCTCAGctattcaatctctctctcatggAGTACTTTGGTGTTAGTGAGAACCAACTTGTCGGAGAAATTCCACCTGATATAGGATTTACTCTTCCAAACGTTCGGATTCTTCTCTTGGGACTAAACCAGTTTTACGGTTCAATTCCAAACTCCATATCTAATGCAAGTAGGCTTGAGTGgctttttatttcatttggCCAGTTGACCGGTTCGATACCTCAAGATTTGGGGAAGTTGAAAAACCTGGTGAAGTTGAATCTTGGGATGAACGAGCTTGGCAACGGGGATGGAAATGACCTTGCATTTCTTTCCTCATTAGTGAACTGCACAAAACTTGAGGTCCTTGCCTTCAACAACAACAGTCTCAATGGGGTTTTGCCAAATCACATAACCAATCTCTCTTCAAACCTCAATTACCTTCTGATGGGAGCAAATAGGATTTCCGGTAGCATCCCGAACGACATTCAAAAGCTCGAAAACCTGATCTTGATTAGCATGGAAGAGAATCTCTTCACCGGACAAATCCCCGCCTCCATTGGGCTTATGAAGAACCTGCAGGTTTTGTCAATTTTCGGCAACAAATTTTCAGGGGAAATTCCTCAATCCATTGGTAATCTTACTTCCATGGTAGAACTCGGCTTAAATGATAATTCTCTCCAGGGAAACATACCTTCAACCTTAGGAAACTGTCAGAGTCTTCAGAGGCTCTCTATGGCAAATAATAACCTTTCAGGTACTATCCCTGAAGAGGTCATTGGTATTCCTTCCATAACGGATTGGTTAGACTTGTCTGCAAATAAGCTAGCCGGTCCGATACCGTTAGAATTAGGAAAAATGAGACAGATCACATATCTAGACTTATCAGACAACAGACTATCAGGAGAGCTACCTAGTTCACTTGTAAGCTGCGTTAGTTTGGAATTCTTGAATCTAAGCGGAAATCTCCTCAAAGGATCAATTCCTTCCTCCTTAAAAAGTCTCAAAGGGATTCAAGAACTCGATCTGTCACGCAACAACTTCACAGGCAACATCCCTGATTTCCTCGGCTCTCTCACCTTCCTGAAAAATCTGAACTTGTCGTTCAATCATCTGGAAGGTGAGGTCCCGGAAGGTGGAATCTTCAAGAACGCGAGTGAAGTCTCAATTGCAGGAAACAGTAATCTTTGTGGGGGCCCGGCGGCATTGCATCTACAGAAATGCACAACACCAAGAGTTCATTCCAGGAAGTTGTGGCGACGTTTGTATGTCAGGAAAATGATAATCCTCGCAGCTGCTGGTGGAACATGTGCAATCTTGATATGTTCCATTCTCATACTTTATAGAAGGAAAAGTGTCAGGAGGAAGAAATCCTTAGAGACGATTCCTACAGAGGATGAAAAGAAATTTCGGAAGATTACGTATGCTGAGCTTTCCAGGGCAACAGATGGCTTCTCTTCAGCTAAAAAGATAGGGACCGGCAGTTACGGTTCAGTGTACAAAGGATGCAGCGGAGAAATGGAGGTTGCAGTGAAAGTTCTCGACCTCCAGCAACGTGGAGCTTCGAAGAGCTTTATAGCAGAATGCGAAGCGTTAAGATCGATCCGGCATCGGAATCTCTTGAAGATAGTCACTTCTTGCTCGAGCATTGATTTCGCTGGGAACGAGTTCAAGGCATTGGTCTACGGCTACATGCCGAATGGGAGTCTGGAGAAGTGGTTGCATGTAGATAATGCAGATGACCAGAATTCTGGCCGGAGGCAACTCAGTTTTGTGCAGAGGGTTAGCATAGCCATTGACATAGCTCAGGCTCTGGACTATCTCCATCACCATGCAGACCCTCCAGTCGTTCACTGTGATCTTAAGCCGAGCAATGTCCTCCTCGACAAAGACATGACCGCTCATGTTGGCGATTTCGGATTAGCAAGGCTCCTCTATGATAAGAACCCTCAGATTCAATCGAGCCTGAGTACTGGTGCCTTTAAGGGTACTATTGGATATGTAGCTCCAG AATATGGAATGGCTGGTGAGATTTCAACTTGGGGGGATGTGTACAGCTTTGGGATTCTAGTGATGGAGATGTTCACTGGGAAGAAGCCAACTGATGAGATGTTCATGGAAGATCTCAGCCTGCATAGCTATGTGAACAGGGCTATTCCAGATGGAGTGGCCGAAATAGTCAACTCAAAACTACTTGAAGAAGTCTTCCACCATCAAGAGATCGACAGGGCAACCACTTCtagaaagcaaagcaaagctcAAGAGAGCTTGACCTCGATTCTGAAAATCGGCATCTTATGCTCCGCCGAACAACCTGGAGAACGACTTGATATGAAGGAGGTTGTCGTGCAGTTGCAATCACTCAGAGAAATGATCTAA
- the LOC115737957 gene encoding lipase 3, translating into MPTSMAASKLPHLLSFDLSTAIHVLKNLLSHLATLHRTPFLVTLVDIFLSLYFWSCGLTPCAVDLDDGQTTIHFWGSAHRRSKKPYLVLIHGYGGNSRWQFLAQVGPLSRSFNVFMPDLLFFGKSHTLGPQRSDVFQATCIVEGLKKLGVDKYSIYAISYGGFVGYRMAEIGADGVEKVVIVSSGIACTDEQKFEQLRKIGRNPLEFLLPEKPQDLRVLVNLSIYKFNPLKWVPNFFLQQFIDVMCSNYREEKSELAEYLLFGKEDSKLPVLTQETLIIWGDQDKVFPLSFAHHLQKHLGPKSKLEIINDTGHAANVESPGAVNNFIRAFILGK; encoded by the exons ATGCCCACTTCAATGGCCGCCTCCAAACTCCCACACCTCCTCTCCTTCGACCTGTCCACCGCCATTCACGTCCTCAAGAACCTGCTCTCGCACCTCGCGACCCTCCACAGGACGCCATTTCTCGTCACTCTCGTCGACATATTCCTGTCACTCTATTTCTGGTCGTGCGGCCTCACACCCTGCGCTGTGGACTTGGACGACGGGCAGACCACCATCCACTTCTGGGGCTCCGCTCACCGGAGGTCCAAGAAGCCATATTTGGTCCTCATCCATGGCTACGGGGGCAACTCGAGGTGGCAGTTCCTGGCCCAAGTGGGCCCTTTATCTCGAAGCTTCAACGTCTTCATGCCAGACTTGCTCTTCTTTGGGAAATCGCACACGCTCGGTCCTCAAAGGAGTGATGTTTTTCAGGCCACATGCATTGTGGAGGGTCTGAAGAAACTTGGGGTTGATAAGTACTCAATTTACGCGATCAGCTATGGTGGGTTCGTGGGGTACAGGATGGCTGAGATTGGTGCCGATGGAGTTGAGAAAGTGGTGATTGTCAGCAGTGGGATTGCGTGTACAGATGAGCAGAAGTTTGAGCAGTTGAGGAAGATTGGCAGGAATCCTTTGGAGTTTCTTTTGCCTGAGAAGCCTCAGGATTTGAGGGTTCTGGTGAATTTGTCCATCTATAAGTTCAACCCTCTCAAATGGGTCCCCAATTTCTTCCTCCAGCAGTTCATTGAT GTCATGTGCAGCAATTACAGGGAAGAGAAGTCGGAGCTAGCAGAATACTTGCTCTTCGGAAAAGAAGACAGCAAACTTCCTGTTTTGACTCAG GAAACGTTGATTATATGGGGCGATCAGGATAAGGTCTTCCCATTGAGCTTTGCACATCACTTGCAAAA GCATCTGGGACCCAAGTCGAAGCTAGAGATCATCAACGACACCGGTCACGCAGCAAACGTCGAATCCCCTGGAGCTGTGAACAATTTTATAAGAGCCTTTATCCTCGGTAAATGA
- the LOC115737997 gene encoding uncharacterized protein LOC115737997, whose product MAAHLYEAQSSSQRGVAMVLALVSALVLSPLYVDRKSEAKYYHEAKWSSGFVLPLVLAGLIIAIKTTSSSSSSSGYVRRGSAIPSPDPSWVLRIGSSAWGLAGVLVMLMLVLSWQHSVQEFLWR is encoded by the coding sequence ATGGCTGCTCATCTTTACGAAGCTCAAAGCTCGTCGCAGAGAGGAGTGGCCATGGTGTTGGCTCTTGTATCAGCATTAGTACTTTCTCCGCTGTATGTTGACAGGAAGAGTGAGGCCAAGTACTACCATGAGGCCAAATGGAGTTCGGGGTTTGTGCTTCCTCTGGTTCTTGCCGGTCTCATAATCGCCATCAAGACCAcgtcttcatcatcttcttcttcagggTATGTTAGGAGAGGTTCGGCAATTCCATCTCCTGATCCTTCGTGGGTGCTGAGAATTGGGAGCTCAGCCTGGGGACTCGCTGGGGTTCTGGTGATGCTGATGCTTGTGCTCTCTTGGCAACATTCTGTTCAAGAGTTCTTGTGGAGATAG